A window from Ramlibacter pinisoli encodes these proteins:
- a CDS encoding ABC transporter ATP-binding protein — protein MNSFVDFRDVWLAYNEELLAQNHFAVEAIDLQVHQGEFIAIVGPSGCGKSTFMKLATGLRMPSTGRILIDGQPVTGPLKISGMAFQAPSLLPWRTTVDNVLLPLEIVEPHRSQFKQRRDEYQQRARQLLQKVGLGGYEDKFPWQLSGGMQQRASICRALIHEPKMLLLDEPFGALDAFTREELWCILRDLWTERKFNVILVTHDLRESVFLADTVYVMSKSPGRFVVRRQIDLPRPRELEVTYTKEFTDIVLELRGHIGAIRRTGDAAVAP, from the coding sequence ATGAATTCCTTCGTCGATTTCCGGGACGTCTGGCTCGCCTACAACGAGGAGCTGCTGGCCCAGAACCATTTCGCGGTCGAGGCCATCGACCTGCAGGTGCACCAGGGCGAATTCATCGCCATCGTCGGCCCCTCGGGCTGCGGCAAGTCCACCTTCATGAAGCTGGCCACCGGGCTGCGCATGCCCAGCACGGGCCGCATCCTCATCGACGGCCAGCCGGTCACCGGGCCGCTCAAGATCTCCGGCATGGCATTCCAGGCGCCCTCGCTGCTGCCCTGGCGCACCACGGTCGACAACGTGCTGCTGCCGCTGGAGATCGTCGAGCCGCACCGCAGCCAGTTCAAGCAGCGCCGCGACGAGTACCAGCAGCGGGCCCGCCAGCTGCTGCAGAAGGTCGGCCTGGGCGGCTACGAGGACAAGTTCCCGTGGCAGCTGTCGGGCGGCATGCAGCAGCGCGCCAGCATCTGCCGCGCGCTGATCCACGAACCCAAGATGCTGCTGCTCGACGAGCCGTTCGGCGCGCTCGACGCGTTCACGCGCGAGGAGCTGTGGTGCATCCTGCGCGACCTGTGGACCGAGCGGAAGTTCAACGTCATCCTGGTCACCCACGACCTGCGCGAATCGGTGTTCCTGGCCGACACCGTCTACGTCATGAGCAAGAGCCCGGGCCGCTTCGTCGTGCGGCGGCAGATCGACCTGCCGCGCCCGCGCGAGCTGGAGGTCACCTACACCAAGGAGTTCACCGACATCGTGCTGGAACTGCGCGGGCACATCGGCGCCATCCGCCGCACCGGCGACGCGGCGGTGGCGCCATGA
- a CDS encoding ABC transporter permease: protein MTSRRLETWSPWILLVAVILLWQVVCSAFQVSEFIFPSPLRIWTQLVEFKGVIAAHAWRTFWVTLAGFGLAIVVGVLLGFLIGSSRLAYAAVYPLMTAFNALPKAAFVPILVVWFGIGVGPAVLTAFLISFFPIMVNIATGLATLEPELEDVLRVLGAKRWDVLVKVGLPRSMPYFYGSLKVAITLAFVGTTVSEMTAANEGIGYLLISAGSAMQMGLAFAGLVVVGAMAMLMYELFSYIERHTTAWAHRGSQGQ from the coding sequence ATGACGTCCCGCCGCCTGGAGACCTGGTCGCCCTGGATCCTGCTGGTGGCCGTCATCCTGCTGTGGCAGGTCGTGTGTTCCGCCTTCCAGGTGTCGGAGTTCATCTTCCCCAGCCCGCTGCGCATCTGGACCCAGCTGGTGGAGTTCAAGGGCGTCATCGCCGCCCATGCCTGGCGCACCTTCTGGGTCACGCTGGCGGGCTTCGGGCTGGCCATCGTCGTCGGCGTGCTGCTCGGGTTCCTGATCGGCAGCTCGCGCCTCGCCTATGCGGCCGTGTACCCGCTCATGACCGCGTTCAACGCGCTGCCCAAGGCGGCCTTCGTGCCGATCCTGGTGGTGTGGTTCGGCATCGGCGTCGGCCCGGCCGTGCTCACCGCCTTCCTGATCTCCTTCTTCCCCATCATGGTCAACATCGCCACCGGCCTGGCGACGCTGGAGCCCGAGCTGGAGGACGTGCTGCGGGTGCTGGGCGCCAAGCGCTGGGACGTGCTGGTGAAGGTGGGCCTGCCGCGCTCGATGCCGTACTTCTACGGCTCGCTCAAGGTGGCCATCACGCTGGCCTTCGTCGGCACCACCGTCTCGGAGATGACGGCGGCCAACGAGGGCATCGGCTACCTGCTCATCTCGGCCGGCTCGGCGATGCAGATGGGCCTGGCGTTTGCCGGCCTGGTGGTGGTGGGCGCGATGGCGATGCTGATGTACGAGCTGTTCAGCTACATCGAGCGCCACACCACGGCCTGGGCGCACCGCGGCTCGCAGGGCCAATGA
- a CDS encoding urease accessory protein UreD, giving the protein MTGAGWHARLRLQLALEGGRSVARFEHDGPLRVLQTLYPEGDAVCHNVLVHPPGGLVGGDVLDIAVEVGAGAHGLVTTPGAARFYRSDGAAAVQRTRLRLEAGARFEWLPLETLCYSGCLAENRLQLSLAPGAELLAWDITALGLPASGQPFVAGRVLQELALEQAWLERGRIAGANRRLMDGPLGLAGHRCVATLVLAAGDELTRTRRELALDSAREVLQGHALAATAGATSPCGQAVVVRVLAPLVEPAMDLLRQVRAAWRQQLWQLEPTVPRLWAL; this is encoded by the coding sequence ATGACCGGCGCGGGCTGGCACGCGCGGCTGCGCCTGCAACTGGCGCTCGAGGGCGGCCGCAGCGTGGCGCGCTTCGAGCACGACGGCCCGCTGCGCGTGCTGCAGACCCTCTACCCCGAGGGCGACGCGGTCTGCCACAACGTGCTGGTGCACCCCCCCGGCGGCCTGGTCGGCGGGGACGTGCTGGACATCGCGGTGGAGGTCGGCGCCGGTGCGCACGGGCTTGTCACCACGCCCGGCGCGGCGCGCTTTTACCGCTCGGACGGTGCCGCCGCCGTGCAGCGCACGCGGCTGCGCCTGGAGGCCGGTGCACGCTTCGAGTGGCTGCCGCTGGAGACGCTCTGCTACAGCGGCTGCCTGGCCGAGAACCGGCTCCAGCTGTCGCTGGCGCCCGGCGCCGAACTGCTGGCGTGGGACATCACGGCGCTGGGCCTGCCCGCGTCGGGCCAGCCGTTTGTGGCCGGCAGAGTGCTGCAGGAGCTGGCACTGGAGCAGGCCTGGCTCGAACGCGGGCGCATCGCCGGCGCCAACCGGCGCCTGATGGACGGCCCGCTCGGCCTGGCCGGCCACCGCTGCGTGGCCACGCTGGTGCTGGCCGCCGGCGACGAACTCACACGGACGCGCCGCGAGCTGGCGCTGGACAGCGCGCGCGAGGTGCTGCAGGGGCATGCCCTGGCCGCGACCGCGGGCGCCACCAGCCCGTGCGGACAGGCGGTGGTGGTGCGGGTGCTGGCGCCCCTGGTCGAGCCGGCGATGGACCTGCTGCGCCAGGTGCGCGCGGCCTGGCGGCAGCAGCTGTGGCAGCTCGAGCCCACCGTGCCGCGCCTGTGGGCGCTGTAG
- the urtE gene encoding urea ABC transporter ATP-binding subunit UrtE, whose product MLNVKSINQYYGGSHILRDVSMEAALGQVTVILGRNGVGKTTLLKSLMGLVPIKSGAIEFDGRPIHQCTPYERARAGIGFVPQGREIFARLTVEENLRMGLAYKPAGMPVPAQLYELFPVLRQMLGRRGGDLSGGQQQQLAIARALAAQPKLLVLDEPTEGIQPSIIKDIGRVIRMLADRGDMAIVLVEQYYDFAQELADRYLVMERGEVIAAGAGKDMEAAGVRQLVAI is encoded by the coding sequence ATGCTGAACGTCAAGTCCATCAACCAGTACTACGGCGGCTCGCACATCCTGCGGGACGTCAGCATGGAGGCGGCGCTGGGGCAGGTCACCGTCATCCTGGGGCGCAACGGCGTGGGCAAGACCACGCTGCTCAAGTCGCTCATGGGGCTGGTGCCGATCAAGTCGGGCGCCATCGAGTTCGACGGCAGGCCGATCCACCAGTGCACGCCCTATGAGCGGGCGCGCGCCGGCATCGGCTTCGTGCCGCAGGGCCGCGAGATCTTCGCGCGGCTGACGGTCGAGGAGAACCTGCGCATGGGGCTGGCCTACAAGCCGGCCGGCATGCCGGTGCCCGCGCAGCTGTACGAGCTGTTCCCGGTGCTGCGGCAGATGCTGGGGCGGCGCGGCGGCGACCTGTCGGGCGGCCAGCAGCAGCAGCTGGCGATCGCCCGCGCACTGGCGGCCCAGCCCAAGCTGCTGGTGCTGGACGAACCCACCGAGGGCATCCAGCCCAGCATCATCAAGGACATCGGCCGCGTCATCCGCATGCTGGCGGACCGCGGCGACATGGCCATCGTGCTGGTCGAGCAGTATTACGACTTCGCCCAGGAACTGGCCGATCGCTACCTGGTCATGGAGCGCGGCGAGGTCATCGCCGCCGGCGCCGGCAAGGACATGGAAGCCGCCGGCGTGCGCCAGCTGGTGGCGATCTGA
- the urtD gene encoding urea ABC transporter ATP-binding protein UrtD, with protein MTPDLMDEGARRVAAAKGGATSGKTESGGRAAGFARLVTAGEVDTSHGRILYLDEVSVSFDGFRAINKLSLDIAPGELRCIIGPNGAGKTTMMDIITGKTRPDSGTVFFGSTIDLLRYKEAQIAALGIGRKFQKPTVFEQLTVFENLELALKADKGVKASVFFRLDSAQGDRLAEVLRTIHLAAHVNRPAGTLSHGQKQWLEIGMLLMQDPKLLLLDEPVAGMTDEETARTAELFLSLKGQHSLMVVEHDMGFIQTISEKVTVLHEGSVLAEGSLAQVQNDERVIEVYLGR; from the coding sequence ATGACACCGGACCTGATGGACGAGGGCGCGCGACGCGTCGCGGCAGCCAAAGGGGGCGCGACCTCGGGCAAGACCGAATCCGGCGGGCGCGCCGCCGGATTCGCCCGCCTGGTGACGGCCGGCGAAGTCGACACCAGCCACGGCCGCATCCTGTACCTCGACGAGGTGAGCGTCAGCTTCGACGGCTTCCGGGCCATCAACAAGCTCTCGCTCGACATCGCGCCGGGCGAGCTGCGCTGCATCATCGGCCCCAACGGCGCCGGCAAGACCACGATGATGGACATCATCACCGGCAAGACGCGCCCGGACAGCGGCACCGTCTTCTTCGGCAGCACCATCGACCTGCTGCGCTACAAGGAGGCGCAGATCGCCGCCCTGGGCATCGGCCGCAAGTTCCAGAAGCCCACGGTGTTCGAGCAGCTCACGGTGTTCGAGAACCTGGAGCTGGCCCTCAAGGCCGACAAGGGCGTCAAGGCCTCGGTGTTCTTCCGCCTCGACTCCGCCCAGGGCGACCGGCTGGCCGAGGTGCTGCGCACCATCCACCTGGCCGCGCACGTCAACCGCCCGGCCGGCACCCTGAGCCACGGCCAGAAGCAGTGGCTGGAGATCGGGATGCTGCTGATGCAGGACCCCAAGCTGCTGCTGCTGGACGAACCGGTGGCCGGCATGACCGACGAGGAAACCGCCCGCACCGCCGAACTGTTCCTGTCGCTCAAGGGCCAGCACTCGCTGATGGTGGTGGAGCACGACATGGGCTTCATCCAGACCATCTCCGAGAAGGTCACGGTGCTGCACGAGGGCTCGGTGCTGGCCGAGGGGTCGCTGGCGCAGGTGCAGAACGATGAACGCGTGATCGAGGTCTACCTCGGCCGCTGA
- the urtC gene encoding urea ABC transporter permease subunit UrtC, whose translation MDRAPSIVAAAATPEPVVLPAARPLLTRAGWTAFLVALVTVCALAPVLNLVVPADSPFHMGEYAVALIARIMCYAICALAMDLIWGYTGILSLGHGLFFALGGYAMGMYLMRQIGRDGNYKSDLPDFMVFLDWKALPWHWTFSDSFVATCLLVVLVPAAVAFVFGFFAFRSRIKGVYFSIITQALTYAAMLLFFRNETGFGGNNGFTDFKRILGVPLQTPSMRMTLFVFTGLTLLGFFLLARWLVTAKFGRVLQAIRDAETRVMFSGYNPVGYKLAIWTLSAVMCGVAGALYVPQVGIINPGEMSPANSIEIAVWAAVGGRATLIGPIVGAFLVSGAKSWLTVSAPEYWLYFLGGLFIVVTLFLPDGLVGLARRLRLAGAAALEAKAP comes from the coding sequence ATGGACCGCGCACCCTCCATCGTCGCTGCCGCCGCCACCCCCGAGCCGGTCGTGCTGCCGGCGGCCCGCCCGCTGCTCACGCGCGCCGGCTGGACCGCCTTCCTGGTCGCCCTGGTCACCGTCTGCGCCCTGGCGCCGGTGCTCAACCTGGTGGTGCCGGCCGACAGCCCGTTCCACATGGGCGAGTACGCCGTCGCCCTGATCGCCCGGATCATGTGCTACGCCATCTGCGCGCTGGCGATGGACCTGATCTGGGGCTACACCGGCATCCTGTCGCTCGGCCACGGCCTGTTCTTCGCCCTCGGCGGCTACGCCATGGGCATGTACCTGATGCGCCAGATCGGCCGCGACGGCAACTACAAGAGCGACCTGCCCGACTTCATGGTGTTCCTGGACTGGAAGGCGCTGCCCTGGCACTGGACCTTCTCCGACAGCTTCGTCGCCACCTGCCTGCTGGTGGTGCTGGTGCCGGCGGCGGTGGCCTTCGTGTTCGGCTTCTTCGCCTTCCGCTCGCGCATCAAGGGCGTGTACTTCTCCATCATCACGCAGGCGCTCACCTACGCCGCCATGCTGCTGTTCTTCCGCAACGAGACCGGCTTCGGCGGCAACAACGGCTTCACCGACTTCAAGCGCATCCTGGGCGTGCCGCTGCAGACGCCGTCGATGCGCATGACGCTGTTCGTGTTCACCGGCCTGACGCTGCTGGGGTTCTTCCTGCTCGCCCGCTGGCTGGTCACGGCCAAGTTCGGCCGCGTGCTGCAGGCCATCCGCGATGCCGAGACGCGCGTCATGTTCTCGGGCTACAACCCGGTGGGCTACAAGCTGGCGATCTGGACCCTGTCGGCCGTCATGTGCGGGGTGGCCGGCGCCCTGTACGTGCCGCAGGTGGGCATCATCAACCCGGGCGAGATGAGCCCCGCCAACTCGATCGAGATTGCCGTCTGGGCCGCCGTCGGCGGCCGTGCCACCCTCATCGGCCCCATCGTCGGCGCCTTCCTGGTCAGTGGCGCCAAGAGCTGGCTCACCGTGAGCGCGCCCGAGTACTGGCTGTATTTCCTGGGCGGGCTGTTCATCGTCGTCACGCTGTTCCTGCCCGACGGGCTGGTGGGCCTGGCCCGCCGGCTGCGGCTCGCGGGCGCCGCCGCCCTGGAGGCAAAGGCGCCATGA
- the urtB gene encoding urea ABC transporter permease subunit UrtB: protein MKRLLLLLALAWMAPAQALTADEAKAIALGESDARIEALNKAIATADDRTAAFLQALADDVVKVAGDKVFIVRDGKGADPVTGAAVDVPADAEDVVSNNRMRSELDGALAALQLFSPDAALRRRAVQSLQKEPDEARLPLIEKAYAAEKDAGIRDQLGLVRAAVLLGSSDKGKRLEAARLLGGSRNPATKPLLVERLREEPEAEVKAALAASLRQVDAALAWGDRLGALFSGVSLGSILLLVALGLAITYGLMGVINMAHGELMMIGAYATYVVQGVFRSWLPGHFDWYLVAAVPVSFAASAAVGAILERGVIRFLYGRPLETLLATWGISLMLMQLVRSVFGAQNVGVENPSWMSGGVVLLGNLQLPWNRIVIVGFAFAVLAGMAFLIARTRLGLFVRGVTQNRPIASCMGVNTARIDTYAFALGSGIAGLAGCALSQIGNVGPDLGQAYIVDSFMVVVLGGVGQLAGTVYAALGLGILNKFIEGWAGAVLAKIAVLVLIVVFIQKRPQGLFAVRGRSAEA, encoded by the coding sequence ATGAAGCGACTCCTCCTACTCCTGGCCCTGGCCTGGATGGCGCCGGCCCAGGCGCTCACCGCCGACGAGGCCAAGGCCATCGCGCTGGGCGAAAGCGACGCCCGCATCGAGGCGCTGAACAAGGCCATCGCCACCGCCGACGACCGCACCGCCGCATTCCTGCAGGCGCTGGCCGACGACGTGGTCAAGGTCGCCGGCGACAAGGTGTTCATCGTGCGTGACGGCAAGGGCGCCGATCCGGTGACCGGGGCGGCGGTCGACGTTCCCGCGGACGCCGAGGACGTGGTCAGCAACAACCGCATGCGCAGCGAACTCGATGGCGCCCTGGCCGCCCTGCAGCTGTTCTCGCCCGATGCCGCGCTGCGCCGGCGCGCCGTGCAGTCGTTGCAGAAGGAGCCCGACGAGGCCCGCCTGCCCCTGATCGAGAAGGCCTACGCGGCCGAGAAGGACGCCGGCATCCGCGACCAGCTCGGGCTGGTGCGCGCCGCCGTGCTGCTGGGCAGCAGCGACAAGGGCAAGCGGCTCGAGGCCGCCCGCCTGCTGGGCGGCAGCCGCAACCCCGCCACCAAGCCCCTGCTGGTCGAGCGCCTGCGCGAGGAGCCCGAGGCCGAGGTGAAGGCGGCGCTGGCCGCCTCGCTGCGCCAGGTCGACGCCGCGCTCGCCTGGGGCGACCGGCTGGGTGCGCTGTTCTCCGGCGTCAGCCTGGGTTCCATCCTGCTGCTGGTGGCGCTGGGACTGGCCATCACCTACGGCCTGATGGGCGTGATCAACATGGCGCACGGCGAGCTGATGATGATCGGCGCCTACGCCACCTACGTGGTGCAGGGCGTGTTCCGCAGCTGGCTGCCCGGCCACTTCGACTGGTACCTGGTGGCCGCCGTGCCGGTGTCGTTCGCCGCATCGGCGGCGGTCGGTGCCATCCTCGAGCGCGGCGTCATCCGCTTCCTGTACGGCCGCCCGCTGGAGACGCTGCTGGCCACCTGGGGCATCAGCCTGATGCTGATGCAGCTGGTGCGCAGCGTGTTCGGGGCCCAGAACGTGGGCGTCGAGAACCCCAGCTGGATGAGCGGCGGCGTGGTGCTGCTGGGCAACCTGCAGCTGCCCTGGAACCGCATCGTCATCGTCGGCTTCGCCTTCGCGGTGCTGGCCGGCATGGCCTTCCTGATCGCCCGCACCCGCCTGGGCCTGTTCGTGCGCGGCGTCACCCAGAACCGCCCCATCGCCTCCTGCATGGGCGTGAACACCGCCCGCATCGACACCTATGCCTTCGCGCTCGGCTCCGGCATCGCCGGCCTGGCGGGCTGCGCCCTGAGCCAGATCGGCAACGTCGGCCCCGACCTCGGGCAGGCCTACATCGTCGACTCGTTCATGGTCGTCGTGCTGGGCGGCGTGGGCCAGCTGGCCGGCACCGTGTACGCGGCGCTCGGCCTGGGCATCCTGAACAAGTTCATCGAGGGCTGGGCCGGCGCCGTGCTGGCCAAGATCGCCGTGCTGGTGCTCATCGTGGTGTTCATCCAGAAGCGGCCGCAGGGCCTGTTCGCCGTGCGCGGCCGCAGCGCGGAGGCCTGA
- the urtA gene encoding urea ABC transporter substrate-binding protein → MQRRFTLKALTAAVALAGTATLPAFAQSGGTIKVGVLHSLSGTMAISETVLKDTVLMAIDEINAKGGVLGKKLEPVVVDPASNWPLFAEKTKQLLTQDKVSVIFGCWTSVSRKSVLPVVEEQNGLLFYPVQYEGEELSKNVFYTGAAPNQQAIPAVEYLMSKEGGGAKRFVLLGTDYVYPRTTNKILRAFLKSKGVKDSDIDEKYTPFGHSDYQTIVADIKKFSAGGKTAVISTINGDSNVPFYKELGNAGLKAKDVPVVAFSVGEEELRGVDTKPLVGHLAAWNYFMSVKNPTNDEFTKKWATYAKAKGIAGHKDKPLTNDPMEATYIGVYMWKQAVEKAKSTDVDKVIAAMSGQTFKAPSGFTAKMDEKNHHLHKPVFIGEVKADGQFNVVWKTPGPVKAKPWSPFIDGNDKKKDEPDGKSKT, encoded by the coding sequence ATGCAAAGACGATTCACCCTCAAGGCGTTGACCGCCGCGGTGGCCCTGGCGGGCACCGCCACCCTCCCGGCCTTCGCCCAGTCGGGCGGCACCATCAAGGTCGGCGTGCTGCACAGCCTGTCGGGCACCATGGCCATTTCCGAGACGGTCCTCAAGGACACCGTGCTGATGGCCATCGACGAGATCAACGCCAAGGGCGGCGTGCTCGGCAAGAAGCTCGAGCCGGTGGTGGTCGACCCCGCGTCCAACTGGCCGCTGTTCGCCGAGAAGACCAAGCAGCTGCTCACGCAGGACAAGGTCTCGGTCATCTTCGGCTGCTGGACCAGCGTGAGCCGCAAGTCGGTGCTGCCGGTGGTCGAGGAGCAGAACGGCCTGCTGTTCTACCCCGTGCAGTACGAGGGCGAGGAGCTGTCCAAGAATGTGTTCTACACCGGCGCGGCGCCCAACCAGCAGGCGATCCCGGCCGTCGAATACCTCATGAGCAAGGAAGGCGGCGGCGCCAAGCGCTTCGTGCTGCTTGGCACCGACTACGTCTATCCGCGCACCACCAACAAGATCCTGCGCGCCTTCCTCAAGAGCAAGGGCGTGAAGGACAGCGACATCGACGAGAAGTACACGCCGTTCGGCCACAGCGACTACCAGACCATCGTCGCCGACATCAAGAAGTTCTCCGCCGGCGGCAAGACCGCCGTCATCTCCACCATCAACGGCGACTCCAACGTGCCGTTCTACAAGGAGCTGGGCAATGCCGGCCTGAAGGCCAAGGACGTGCCGGTGGTCGCCTTCTCGGTCGGCGAGGAGGAGCTGCGCGGCGTCGACACCAAGCCGCTGGTGGGCCACCTGGCCGCCTGGAACTACTTCATGTCGGTCAAGAACCCGACCAACGACGAGTTCACCAAGAAGTGGGCCACGTACGCCAAGGCCAAGGGCATCGCCGGCCACAAGGACAAGCCGCTCACCAACGACCCGATGGAAGCCACCTACATCGGCGTCTACATGTGGAAGCAGGCGGTCGAGAAGGCCAAGTCCACCGACGTCGACAAGGTCATCGCGGCGATGTCCGGCCAGACCTTCAAGGCCCCGTCCGGCTTCACCGCCAAGATGGACGAGAAGAACCACCACCTGCACAAGCCGGTGTTCATCGGTGAGGTCAAGGCCGACGGCCAGTTCAACGTGGTCTGGAAGACGCCCGGCCCGGTCAAGGCCAAGCCCTGGTCGCCCTTCATCGACGGCAACGACAAGAAGAAGGACGAGCCGGACGGCAAGTCCAAGACCTGA
- a CDS encoding glycosyltransferase: MQTLIVFSHLRWNFVYQRPQHLLSRLARHWRVVFVEEPVVGEAEQRLEKFSPAEGVEVWRPHVSAAAPGFHDEHISVLQKFVADAIRTERITDYWIWFYTPMAVPLAAELQPRGIVYDCMDELTLFKNAPRQLVQRENVLFKEADLVFAGGPSLYNSKKGRHPSVHCFPSSVDARHFAQGEAEHPLQAALPRPRLGYCGVIDERINMELVEALATTHPDWQVVMVGPVVKIDPAGLPRHANIHWVGQQSYQDLPSFICGWDVCLMPFALNEATRFISPTKMLEYMACGRPSVSTSIRDVMEPYGHVVSIADTAADYVAACERILARTPEQRRAHALDLAQAIAQTSWDRTALAMATLIEAADRAKETAAAAAETSDKSLAKVA, from the coding sequence ATGCAAACTCTCATCGTCTTCTCCCACCTGCGCTGGAACTTCGTCTACCAGCGGCCGCAGCACCTGCTGTCGCGCCTGGCACGACACTGGCGCGTGGTGTTCGTGGAGGAGCCGGTGGTGGGTGAGGCCGAGCAGCGGCTGGAGAAGTTCTCGCCGGCCGAGGGGGTGGAGGTGTGGCGGCCCCACGTCAGCGCGGCGGCGCCCGGCTTCCACGACGAGCACATCTCGGTGCTGCAGAAGTTCGTCGCCGACGCGATCCGCACGGAGCGGATCACCGACTACTGGATCTGGTTCTACACGCCGATGGCGGTGCCGCTGGCGGCCGAGCTGCAGCCGCGCGGCATCGTGTACGACTGCATGGACGAACTGACGCTGTTCAAGAACGCGCCGCGCCAGCTGGTGCAACGCGAGAACGTGCTGTTCAAGGAGGCCGACCTGGTGTTCGCCGGCGGTCCCAGCCTGTACAACTCCAAGAAGGGCCGCCATCCCAGCGTGCACTGCTTTCCGAGCAGCGTCGATGCGCGCCACTTCGCGCAGGGCGAAGCCGAGCATCCGCTGCAGGCCGCGCTGCCGCGTCCCCGGCTGGGCTACTGCGGCGTGATCGACGAGCGGATCAACATGGAGCTGGTCGAGGCCCTGGCCACCACCCACCCGGACTGGCAGGTCGTCATGGTGGGCCCGGTGGTCAAGATCGATCCGGCCGGGCTGCCGCGGCATGCCAACATCCACTGGGTGGGCCAGCAGAGCTACCAGGACCTGCCCTCGTTCATCTGCGGCTGGGACGTGTGCCTGATGCCGTTCGCGCTCAACGAGGCCACGCGCTTCATCAGCCCGACCAAGATGCTGGAGTACATGGCCTGCGGCCGTCCGTCCGTGAGCACCTCGATCCGCGACGTGATGGAACCGTACGGGCACGTGGTGTCGATCGCCGACACGGCGGCCGACTACGTCGCCGCCTGCGAGCGCATCCTGGCGCGCACGCCGGAGCAGCGCCGCGCCCATGCGCTCGATCTCGCCCAGGCGATCGCCCAGACGTCGTGGGACCGGACGGCGCTGGCGATGGCGACGCTGATCGAGGCCGCCGATCGCGCCAAGGAAACCGCCGCCGCCGCGGCCGAGACGTCCGACAAGTCGCTGGCCAAGGTGGCCTGA
- a CDS encoding hemerythrin domain-containing protein — translation MASMFSRLSPSITSMIRMDHTHVMAAFHQYQADTPARVKKGLADNICLALEVHAQLEEEIFYPALREVSPDEMLDKAKPEHDRMRELIARLKALQAGEPAFDATLLELMRTVMHHVADEETDLLPKAERLLAGQLSEMGARMTKRRLELLGPRSGELAGSMARSMSSGTMLAAAGALAAAGGILLARRTGGLTRDSGSAWHPAKWGH, via the coding sequence ATGGCATCCATGTTCAGCCGCCTCTCGCCGTCCATCACCAGCATGATCCGGATGGACCACACCCACGTGATGGCCGCCTTCCACCAGTACCAGGCCGACACGCCGGCCCGGGTCAAGAAGGGGCTGGCCGACAACATCTGCCTCGCGCTCGAGGTGCACGCCCAGCTGGAGGAGGAGATCTTCTACCCGGCGCTGCGCGAGGTGTCGCCCGACGAAATGCTGGACAAGGCCAAGCCCGAGCACGACCGGATGCGCGAGCTGATCGCCCGGCTGAAGGCGCTGCAGGCCGGCGAGCCGGCGTTCGACGCCACGCTGCTGGAGCTGATGCGCACCGTGATGCACCACGTGGCCGACGAGGAGACCGACCTGCTGCCCAAGGCCGAGCGCCTGCTGGCCGGCCAGCTGTCCGAGATGGGCGCGCGCATGACCAAGCGCCGCCTGGAGTTGCTGGGCCCGCGCAGCGGCGAACTGGCCGGCAGCATGGCCCGCTCCATGAGCAGCGGCACCATGCTGGCAGCAGCCGGCGCGCTGGCCGCCGCCGGCGGCATCCTGCTGGCGCGCCGGACGGGCGGCCTCACCCGCGACTCCGGGTCGGCCTGGCATCCGGCCAAGTGGGGACATTGA